A segment of the Desulfuromonas acetoxidans DSM 684 genome:
GTTTGTCTAATCGACTACCCGTTTGCCAATATACGCGCCACCGCGCACGTCGCTTCCCGTGTACTCCTCCACGACTGTCAGCCCGGCCTCGGTCATGGCACTGAGGTAATCCTGACGGGAAAATAGGCCGATCTCTACCGATTGTTGATGGTAGTTCACATCCGTGCCCTTGCCGATCAGGTGGTGAAAGGTCACTTCGACGATATTCGGTTTCTTAAGGCGCACTTGCTCCATGCGCGAAATTTTCATATCCGGCTCATCCACGGCGTCGACGACGAGACACTCCTGAAAATCCTCTTTGGTGCTCCATGGCGTGATCAACGCAATGCCATTGGGGCGTAGCTGGGCAGCAACCCGTTTCATGGTGGTGCGCAGGTTATCGACCGATTTAACAAAGCCGATGGAACCATACAGGCAGATCATGGCGTCGAACTCTGTCTTTACATCAAAATCAATCAGGTTGCCGCGGTGAAAGGTGAGGGAAGGGAATTTTCTTTCTGCTACAGCTAGCATATCCTCGCTCAGGTCCAGCCCGCTCACCTGATAGTCATCGGTGAAATAGGGGATATGACCACCGGTTCCACAGGCCAGAATCAGCAGATCAGACTGCGGGGCCATACCATGCTTGCACAGTAATTCCTTCGTTTTGGCGGCTTCCGGAGCGTATTCCTCGTCTTTGACATACAGATCGTCATAATAAGATGAGATGGTTTCAAAATCAGAGTACATGGCTGATCCCAGTTGGTTATTAACACAAAAATTTTGGTGCTGGGCCGTTGCCCTGTCTGCGCATACAGAAAAAACAAGCTGTTTTATCCATGGTTATAGACAAAATGACAGTCGCCCATAAAGAATTGTAGTTCTTCGCCGATAAGTCGGATAGAGAAGAGCTATCGAACCATCAACGGATTTGCATTGCAAGGCAAATGTCATCATTGATATCAGAGCTTCTGGGGAGACCGGCGTATGAATGTCACGACAGCTACATCCGCACAAAATGTTTCATCTTCCTACAACCGTCAGCAAAAAACTTCAACAGAATCGGCCGCAACAACCGTGACTCAGGGTGATACCGTCACCATCTCCGATGAAGCAAAAGCGATCGAGCAGGGCTCCCAATCACTTGAGGCGTATCGCCTGCCTGATTGGTATGCGGATATGCTGCCGCTAGCGAGAACAATCGATTTAAGTCAGCAACAGATTGGCGCACCTTATCGTGAGACGCAGGCTTATGCGTTTTCACAATTCTCGCAGCAAGATCAGCAGAGCATCAATGATTACAGTGGCAAGCTGTTGACCTTCTTCCATGATGAAGTTGCCCGTTTGACTGATGATGGTTCTGCGAACTATGTCCAGATTCGCGATTCTGAAGCCTTGCAACAGGCCGTGATGGCACGTTTTGAATCAGACCCGAGTGCCAATGCGTTGTTGGAGCGGATGCAAGAACTGGGGCAGATCACCTTATAAAGCGTGCGACTCCTGTTTTTCATCATTGCTGCTGACAAGGGAAGAGAATCATGACCATTTCTGCAATAAACGCTACCTCCGCGCCATCATCAGTTGCCGCTTCGCAAAAAGCCGATAAATCTGCCGATGATTTTCAAACGGTCTTGGAGCAAATAGTCAACGGGCAGCAAAACACAGCCTCTTCGACAGGCCACACCGTTAACACCCAGGCTGATGTGGCAAGGGCAGACGAAGCATTCACTGCCTTTATGGCCCCAATTGAGCAACGCTCGACCGTCACCATCGACGGCATAAGCGTGATCACATCAGGCCATAGCCTCGACCGAAGGGATGGCGTGTCGCTTTTGGAAACCGTTTCCGAGTCGGAAAGCCAAGACTTTTTCTCGCAACTGGCCGCCTGTGCCGAAACACATGAATCGGAGAGTAACGCCGCCGTCGATGGCGCAGCATCGGTGCAAAATGTTCCGGGCATGACGGTCATTGAATCCATCGCTCTTGGACCTCTACCAGATGGTGTCAACTTCACCTATATGGATATCGATCTCTTCAGGCCCGCCGGGCGATGGGCGGAAGGCCCCTTGCTGCTGCAAACCGACAATGAGAGTCAAGATCCGTATTATCGCCGAAGAACCGAGGAATACATGGAGGTCGTTGGCGTCGAGCGCCAACTCAAAGAGTCCTACGGTGATGACGTCAAGCTTGTCTATAGCCATACCGATGACGGCTACATCATGCTCACACCGGACGATGCCCGCTATAATGAGATGCACAGTGCTGAGGCTGGTGTTCAAACCATTATCAACGAAATAAACAGAGGCTTTATCAACAAGGATGCCGTGGCGGATATCCTCGCTGACTATGGCTACTCGGTGTAGTGCCGCCTTGCGGCACGGCACTTTAAAACCCCCTTGTAAAAATTTAGTTCGTTGTGCCCAGATAAAGAACGTAGTCGGTCAGGTTGTCCAGCTCTTCAGCGGTAAAAACCGTGTCAAACGCAGGCATGCCATCAGGCCGCCCCTGCAGAATCGACTGGCGAATCGCGTCAGGCGTGTTGCCGTAACGAAAATCCGGTCCCTGAAGAGAAGGGCCGCCCCGCGAACCCAGACCATTCCCCCGCGCACCATGACAGGACGCACAGCTTTTATCAAACAGTTGACTCCCTAAGCGCAAGGCCTTCTGTTCCGCAGTCAGTTCTCTATCCTGCTGTTGGCAGCCCATGAGCAGGCTAATAAGCACGATCAGTCCCAAAGCGATGATTTGTGTTTTGACGATGGGAGAACGTTGCACGATGGTCACCTCCTGATATGAATGTTTCTTGGACGACATAAAATTTCCTCGTTTATCGTCTGACAGGATAACAAATTATCGTCATTTCAAAAGGGGGAGAGCATCGATGTTCACAGAAGCCTACGTGCCGGACATCGTTGTTGAAAATAGCTATGTTGTGTAATGAATTTGGATTGAGATGTGGCAATTCAAGACCTGAGCCGAATGACTAATGAGTATACTGTCCCCGTAACTCCCTGCAGCAAATTGACCCCAGCCATAGAAAAAGCCTTTTGCAGCAAGTTGATAGTGTCTTTTGTTGAAAGAAACTTTTTATATCCGTATCTCGTTTTGAGATTTTCTTATCGCCACGCACCATTCAAAAATATCCTAAAAAACTCTTAAAACAAATAGTTATCGTTCTTTATTGCGAAACCATCCATTGGTCTAATTTATGCAATTTGTAATATGATCTAACAATTCATATCAAATAAAGGATGACATCAATGACAGACAACAATGTGTTCAGCTGCCAGCAATGCAGCACGGTTTGGAGTAAAACAGGAAAAACTTTTTGTACCAGCCCTGAAGGGGCATTGCCTCAACCGGCCCATTGCCCTGCGGCAGAGTCTGGTGTGATTGATGAGGCGTTTCAGCACTATGTTGGGACGGGAGACGATGCACGTCTCGCGCAGGTCGCAGCTCGTGTCGAGGGGATGGGGTGCCAAGCAAACCCAGATGAAGGTTATGTTACGACACGCTGGACACGGGTTGAGGAGACTATTGCCTTCGCCAAGCTGATGGGTTTCCACACGATCGGCATTGCTACCTGCCTTGGCTTGTTGTTGGAAACAGAGCAATTGGTTAAAATTCTTAAAGCACAGGGCTTTGATGTGGTGACGGTGTGCTGTAAGGCGGGTGGGCATGACAAGCGGGACTTGGGCCTCGCCGAAAGTGACAAGGTGCGCCCTGAGCACTTTGAGGCGGCGTGCCACCCGATTGCCCAAGCCGAGCTACTGAACCGCTCGGCAAGCGAAATGAATATTCTGGTTGGTCTGTGTGTAGGGCACGACATGTTGTTTAACAAATATTCCAAAGTACCTGTGACGACCTTGGTCGCCAAAGACCGTGTCACCGGGCATAATCCGGCCAGTGTCCTTTACGGCCAAAATTTTTGTTACAAACGATTGCAGAAAACGGCCCTGGATATCCCCACGACATGAGTGCCACTTCTTCTGCTCAATCACCGGTTTCGTCGCTGTTGGCACAGCAGTTGATGCTCATCGGAGTGACCACCTGTAGGAGCGAATTTATTCGCGAATTGTTCTGGTCATTGATCCTTTTCATGATGGGAATTCGCGGCTGAAGCCGCTCCTACAATATATAATTTCAAATATCCTGACGTACTGGTTTAAAGGGGAAAAACAGCAAAAACGGGAATCTCCCCGCATGGGGGCCGACCCAGGGGTAAACTAGGGACGCTCCCCGGGGTAAACTAGGGACGCTCCCCGGTTTTTCTTGGCCTGCCCGGTTTGCGGGGCCTTAATGTGGTCTGCAATGTCTCTTCCATCTTGTCTATAAACCCCTCAGAACCGAACGGACGACCTGTGCGGGTTGCACTGCGTAAGCCGTCTTCTGCTTTGTCATCACTTTGCATGACAAAATCGGCATAGGCAGTTCTGTCCTTGCCGTCAAGCCAGGAGGGGGAATGTAAAATATCATCACGGGCAGAGGTAAGATGAGCTCTGGCGCTGGACCAGCGGTAATCTTCCGCCTTTTCCACCGTGCCCGATTTGACCGGGTTTCGTTCGACATAGCGTGCCGCCGTCCATAGATAGTCATCCTGTTCCACCAGACACGAAAAGAACCGGTTCTGCCAAATGCGCCCGCTTTGTTTCAATTTTCGATTGAGATATTGCGTATAGACTTGATTTGTCAGGCCGATGCCGCGAGCCAAAGAGTCCTCTTTTTCGGGAACCACAAGCAAATGAACATGGTTGTCCATCAAACAGTAGGCCCAAATCTGCAAAGAAAACGCCTTGCTGTATTTTGCCAGCAGCTTGAGGTATTGCTGACGGTCTTCATCGTCAAAAAAGACGGTCGCGCGGTTATTACCGCGCTGAGTGACGTGGTGGGGATATTCGGGAACGACAATGCGGGCTATTCTTGGCATGAGAGAAGGATAGACTTGTTTCGTGTTAAAAGCAATTTAATAGGGGGAGTGTCCCTCGTTTTCTGAATTTGCAAACTTCAAAGAGCTTGAGAAAAAGACAAGATTGAGCATTTACTTTGCTGATCCGTATGCCGCATGGCAACGCGGTGCGAATGAAAATACCAACGGCTTGTTGAGACAATATTTCCCAAAAGGAATAGA
Coding sequences within it:
- a CDS encoding class I SAM-dependent DNA methyltransferase, translated to MYSDFETISSYYDDLYVKDEEYAPEAAKTKELLCKHGMAPQSDLLILACGTGGHIPYFTDDYQVSGLDLSEDMLAVAERKFPSLTFHRGNLIDFDVKTEFDAMICLYGSIGFVKSVDNLRTTMKRVAAQLRPNGIALITPWSTKEDFQECLVVDAVDEPDMKISRMEQVRLKKPNIVEVTFHHLIGKGTDVNYHQQSVEIGLFSRQDYLSAMTEAGLTVVEEYTGSDVRGGAYIGKRVVD
- a CDS encoding c-type cytochrome, whose amino-acid sequence is MSSKKHSYQEVTIVQRSPIVKTQIIALGLIVLISLLMGCQQQDRELTAEQKALRLGSQLFDKSCASCHGARGNGLGSRGGPSLQGPDFRYGNTPDAIRQSILQGRPDGMPAFDTVFTAEELDNLTDYVLYLGTTN
- a CDS encoding DUF1847 domain-containing protein, whose amino-acid sequence is MTDNNVFSCQQCSTVWSKTGKTFCTSPEGALPQPAHCPAAESGVIDEAFQHYVGTGDDARLAQVAARVEGMGCQANPDEGYVTTRWTRVEETIAFAKLMGFHTIGIATCLGLLLETEQLVKILKAQGFDVVTVCCKAGGHDKRDLGLAESDKVRPEHFEAACHPIAQAELLNRSASEMNILVGLCVGHDMLFNKYSKVPVTTLVAKDRVTGHNPASVLYGQNFCYKRLQKTALDIPTT
- a CDS encoding REP-associated tyrosine transposase, with amino-acid sequence MPRIARIVVPEYPHHVTQRGNNRATVFFDDEDRQQYLKLLAKYSKAFSLQIWAYCLMDNHVHLLVVPEKEDSLARGIGLTNQVYTQYLNRKLKQSGRIWQNRFFSCLVEQDDYLWTAARYVERNPVKSGTVEKAEDYRWSSARAHLTSARDDILHSPSWLDGKDRTAYADFVMQSDDKAEDGLRSATRTGRPFGSEGFIDKMEETLQTTLRPRKPGRPRKTGERP